In Gemmatimonas sp. UBA7669, one genomic interval encodes:
- a CDS encoding biotin/lipoyl-containing protein, with protein sequence MKYLVDVNGQRVTVELDGAQVTVDGRTVEASLTHVPGTPVRLVRVGQQVHRVVARRGTERGRWQLDVDGARVEAEALDERMRAIKDLTAASAAASGPAPLVAPMPGLVVRVAVQPGDTVSAGQGLVVIEAMKMENELRATAVGVVTGVRVQAGQAVEKGAILVDLGPLPE encoded by the coding sequence ATGAAGTATCTCGTGGATGTGAACGGCCAGCGTGTCACGGTGGAACTCGATGGCGCGCAGGTTACCGTGGATGGCCGGACCGTGGAGGCCTCACTGACGCATGTCCCGGGGACCCCGGTGCGGCTGGTGCGGGTGGGGCAGCAGGTGCACCGGGTGGTGGCACGTCGCGGCACGGAGCGCGGGCGATGGCAGCTCGACGTGGATGGGGCCCGGGTCGAGGCCGAAGCCCTTGATGAGCGCATGCGGGCCATCAAGGACCTGACGGCGGCTTCGGCGGCGGCGAGTGGACCCGCGCCGTTGGTGGCCCCCATGCCAGGCTTGGTCGTCCGTGTGGCGGTCCAGCCGGGTGACACGGTCAGCGCCGGTCAGGGTCTCGTGGTCATCGAAGCCATGAAGATGGAGAACGAACTGCGGGCTACCGCAGTCGGGGTGGTGACCGGCGTACGGGTCCAGGCCGGTCAGGCCGTGGAGAAGGGAGCGATCCTGGTCGACCTCGGACCGCTCCCGGAGTAA
- a CDS encoding serine/threonine-protein kinase, with the protein MPERYLGRIVSKYRVTRHLGTGAFSWVYEAIDQDLEIPVALKILRPEFAGQPEAESRFRREAATAAKLRHRHIVSVRDVGLVDGAVFVAMDLYPSTLGRRLALVGRLSEPDCVRLGIDVAAGLSHAHASQIVHRDIKPDNILLDDQGSAVLADFGLARALTTITAEHATAAVQGTPHYFSPEQARGADVDGRSDLYALGVTLFRAATGRLPFEGDDWYAVSRQHIEEPAPSARELVPELSEEFDAVLQRLLAKAPEARYASALQLVDALAALPSAPASAAPSLRSASHTIEAWPTAQTAPTPVASMRRWVRPAFGVAAVLTLLSVGLWLAGPERWGLAGLGGPGVTPPIDSLGAAQTDTTRVAQATPRPVGADTLAAGDSMTRDNTGNTAGNTRPTGTASGNRDQGTGTKPSRVVQWQISSSDSAQLFIDNRAVGVGAFTGERALTPRTTVRAVLPSAAATCAWASRDTVLTGLRAGQTVMLSLPVRHCVAVQFDIEPRDARVLILPLDGGLRFETRADSAAMLELPSGRYEVRTSARRCFTITDTMTAMRPADGSPVSRRLRLLCN; encoded by the coding sequence GTGCCTGAAAGATATCTGGGGCGAATCGTCAGCAAGTATCGGGTCACCCGCCATCTCGGCACGGGGGCCTTCTCGTGGGTCTACGAAGCCATCGACCAGGACCTTGAGATCCCGGTCGCCCTCAAGATTCTGCGTCCGGAGTTTGCCGGACAGCCTGAGGCCGAATCGCGCTTCCGACGGGAGGCGGCCACCGCCGCCAAGCTCCGTCATCGCCATATCGTGTCGGTGCGGGACGTGGGGCTGGTGGACGGCGCGGTCTTTGTCGCCATGGACCTGTACCCCAGCACCCTGGGCCGGCGCCTGGCCCTGGTCGGACGCTTGAGCGAGCCCGACTGTGTTCGACTTGGCATCGATGTCGCGGCCGGCCTCAGCCACGCGCACGCCAGCCAGATCGTGCATCGGGACATCAAACCCGACAACATCCTGCTCGACGATCAGGGCTCCGCGGTGCTGGCAGATTTCGGGCTGGCCCGCGCGCTCACCACCATCACCGCCGAGCATGCGACGGCGGCCGTGCAGGGCACGCCCCACTACTTCAGCCCCGAACAGGCCCGCGGCGCCGACGTGGACGGTCGCAGCGACTTGTATGCACTTGGTGTCACGCTGTTTCGCGCGGCCACCGGTCGCCTGCCCTTCGAAGGCGACGATTGGTACGCGGTGTCGCGGCAGCACATTGAAGAACCCGCGCCGTCGGCACGCGAGTTGGTACCCGAGTTGAGTGAAGAATTTGATGCGGTGCTGCAGCGCCTGCTCGCCAAGGCGCCAGAGGCACGTTATGCCAGCGCACTGCAATTGGTCGATGCGCTCGCGGCCCTGCCCTCTGCCCCCGCGTCGGCCGCGCCCTCGCTGCGTTCGGCATCACACACCATCGAGGCCTGGCCCACCGCGCAAACCGCGCCAACCCCCGTTGCATCAATGCGGCGTTGGGTGCGGCCAGCGTTCGGCGTCGCTGCCGTGCTCACGTTGCTTTCGGTTGGACTCTGGCTTGCAGGACCTGAGCGCTGGGGATTGGCCGGACTCGGCGGCCCAGGTGTCACGCCACCGATCGACAGTCTGGGAGCCGCGCAAACGGATACCACGCGCGTCGCGCAGGCGACGCCACGGCCAGTTGGTGCCGATACGCTGGCCGCAGGCGACAGCATGACCCGTGACAATACCGGCAACACCGCTGGCAATACGCGTCCAACGGGTACGGCGTCGGGCAACCGCGACCAGGGCACCGGCACCAAACCGTCACGTGTTGTACAGTGGCAAATCAGCAGCAGCGACAGCGCGCAGCTCTTCATCGACAATCGCGCCGTTGGGGTTGGTGCATTCACGGGTGAGCGCGCGCTCACACCGCGCACCACGGTACGTGCGGTGTTGCCGTCGGCCGCCGCGACGTGTGCGTGGGCGTCGCGCGACACGGTGCTGACGGGACTTCGAGCGGGTCAGACCGTCATGCTCTCGCTGCCCGTACGTCACTGCGTGGCGGTGCAGTTCGATATCGAGCCTCGCGACGCGCGGGTGCTCATCCTGCCGCTCGACGGTGGCCTGCGTTTCGAAACGCGTGCCGACAGCGCTGCGATGCTGGAGTTGCCGTCGGGACGCTACGAAGTGCGCACTTCGGCGCGTCGTTGCTTCACCATTACCGACACCATGACGGCCATGCGGCCCGCTGATGGATCGCCAGTGAGTCGTCGCCTTCGGTTGCTCTGCAACTGA
- the frr gene encoding ribosome recycling factor: MSTTAQIVKDAKAGMDKAIENSKREFAGIRSGKASPNMLDTIKVEAYGSLVPLNQVASVSAPEPRILLVTPFDKGQAKVIEKAIRESDLGLDPAHQNGIIRVPLPSMTEQRRKELVKVLHKLAEDGKIAIRHARTDARDKVKKLDGVSEDDKKQAEKDLQKVHDDAIGKLEALLKTKEAEVMEV, encoded by the coding sequence ATGAGCACAACTGCGCAGATCGTGAAGGACGCCAAGGCCGGCATGGACAAGGCCATCGAGAACTCCAAGCGCGAGTTCGCGGGCATTCGTTCGGGCAAGGCCTCGCCCAACATGCTCGACACCATCAAGGTCGAAGCCTACGGCTCGCTGGTGCCGCTCAATCAGGTGGCCTCGGTGTCGGCGCCGGAGCCCCGCATTCTTCTCGTCACCCCGTTTGACAAGGGTCAGGCGAAGGTCATCGAAAAGGCCATTCGTGAGTCGGACCTTGGCCTCGATCCGGCCCACCAGAACGGCATCATCCGCGTGCCGCTGCCCAGCATGACCGAGCAGCGTCGCAAGGAGCTGGTCAAGGTGCTGCACAAGCTGGCGGAGGACGGCAAGATCGCCATCCGTCATGCGCGTACGGACGCCCGCGACAAGGTCAAGAAGCTCGACGGCGTGTCGGAGGACGACAAGAAGCAGGCCGAGAAGGACCTGCAGAAGGTGCACGATGACGCCATCGGCAAGCTCGAGGCGCTCCTGAAGACCAAAGAAGCTGAAGTCATGGAGGTTTGA
- the rseP gene encoding RIP metalloprotease RseP translates to MTAVSVYIAPLLVFGLVVFVHELGHFVAAKMCGVYAPVFSLGWGRRLFGWRRGETDYRVSLIPLGGYVRMASRDDESMAGIEGGAGERGSLDTGSERPDNVPADLWDNEAMAPFGPKAVPADRWVESKSTLARVFILSAGVIMNILLTIGVSSGIYYTYGRQYLPAVVDSVVAGAPAQVAGLQSGDRIVAINGKSVRGWDEVVAQVSPVTSGSVTVDVERNGARVSRSIAPQPAEVKDPISGELRTVGRIGVMVRDSVVREPVGLGTAIASGTRASWMMAEQVVSVIGGLVTGGVSADQLGGPIAIARTSVQAAKNGAETLWSLIAFLSLNIAILNLVPIPVLDGGQILMVIAERIKGGEFSMRTREAFARVGVLAVLALILLVTFNDLRAVFTR, encoded by the coding sequence ATGACGGCTGTGTCAGTCTACATCGCACCGTTGCTGGTGTTTGGTCTGGTCGTGTTCGTGCACGAGCTGGGGCACTTTGTGGCCGCCAAGATGTGCGGCGTGTACGCCCCCGTGTTCTCACTGGGCTGGGGTCGCCGGCTGTTCGGATGGCGCCGCGGTGAGACAGACTATCGCGTGTCGCTCATTCCGCTGGGCGGCTATGTGCGCATGGCGTCGCGCGACGACGAAAGCATGGCCGGCATCGAGGGCGGGGCCGGGGAGCGCGGATCGCTCGACACCGGCAGCGAGCGGCCCGACAATGTGCCAGCCGACTTGTGGGACAACGAGGCCATGGCACCGTTCGGCCCCAAGGCGGTTCCGGCAGATCGGTGGGTGGAGAGCAAGTCGACGCTGGCGCGCGTCTTCATCCTGTCGGCTGGCGTCATCATGAACATTCTGCTGACGATTGGCGTGTCGAGCGGCATTTACTACACCTATGGCCGCCAGTACCTGCCGGCCGTGGTGGACTCGGTTGTGGCGGGAGCACCGGCGCAGGTGGCCGGCCTGCAGTCGGGTGATCGCATTGTGGCCATCAATGGCAAGAGCGTGCGTGGGTGGGACGAGGTCGTTGCGCAGGTATCACCGGTCACCAGTGGTTCGGTGACCGTGGACGTGGAGCGCAACGGTGCCCGTGTCTCGCGCAGCATTGCCCCACAGCCCGCCGAAGTGAAGGACCCGATCAGCGGTGAACTGCGGACCGTGGGCCGCATTGGTGTCATGGTGCGCGACTCGGTTGTGCGTGAACCCGTCGGGCTCGGCACCGCGATTGCCTCAGGCACGCGCGCGTCGTGGATGATGGCGGAGCAGGTGGTCTCCGTGATTGGTGGGCTGGTGACAGGCGGCGTGTCTGCCGATCAGCTGGGTGGGCCCATCGCCATTGCGCGCACCTCGGTGCAGGCCGCAAAGAACGGCGCCGAAACGCTGTGGTCCCTCATTGCCTTTCTCAGCCTCAACATCGCCATCCTGAATCTCGTGCCCATTCCGGTGCTTGATGGCGGACAGATTCTCATGGTGATCGCCGAGCGCATCAAGGGTGGCGAGTTCAGCATGCGCACGCGTGAGGCCTTTGCGCGCGTCGGTGTGCTGGCGGTGCTCGCGCTCATTCTGCTCGTCACGTTCAACGATCTCCGCGCGGTCTTTACCAGGTGA
- the rpsI gene encoding 30S ribosomal protein S9 → MSEQIHAVGRRKEAVCRLYMTPGSGKWDVNGRTLGDYFPRPTLVSAIQQPFTLTDTLGNFDVKCVLNGGGMSGQAGAVRLAVARALVKIDESNRKKLREFGLLTRDAREVERKKPGRAGARKRFQFSKR, encoded by the coding sequence ATGTCGGAACAGATCCACGCCGTCGGCCGTCGCAAGGAAGCGGTCTGCCGTCTCTACATGACGCCGGGCTCCGGCAAGTGGGACGTCAACGGCCGCACGCTCGGTGACTACTTCCCGCGCCCCACGCTGGTGTCGGCCATTCAGCAGCCGTTCACGCTCACGGACACGCTCGGCAACTTCGACGTGAAGTGCGTGCTCAACGGCGGCGGCATGTCGGGTCAGGCGGGCGCGGTGCGGCTCGCCGTTGCCCGTGCCCTCGTCAAGATCGACGAGAGCAACCGCAAGAAGCTCCGCGAGTTCGGCCTGCTCACGCGCGACGCGCGCGAGGTCGAGCGCAAGAAGCCGGGCCGCGCTGGCGCCCGTAAGCGCTTCCAGTTCTCGAAGCGTTAA
- the pyrH gene encoding UMP kinase — MSDNAHDHPPLVGEPVADGGDLKFKRILLKLSGEALAGERGVGFDFDRIGFFADQILEVARLGVQLGMVIGGGNIVRGTQLSQMGMDRVGADYMGMLGTVINAMALQDVLEKRGLDTRVMTAIRMEELAEPYIRRRALRHFEKGRTVIFAAGTGNPYFSTDTAAVLRAIQMKADVIIKATSVDGVYSADPKKDPNATLYETISYRDVMLEELRVMDQTAITLCKENQLPLVVLNIHRPGAIVRAVRGERVGTLVS, encoded by the coding sequence ATGAGCGACAACGCTCACGACCACCCGCCGCTCGTGGGGGAGCCCGTGGCAGACGGGGGCGACCTCAAGTTCAAGCGCATTCTCCTCAAGCTCTCCGGCGAAGCACTCGCCGGGGAGCGTGGGGTGGGTTTCGATTTTGACCGCATTGGCTTCTTTGCCGACCAGATTCTCGAGGTGGCGCGTCTTGGCGTGCAACTCGGCATGGTCATCGGCGGGGGCAACATCGTGCGCGGCACCCAGCTCTCGCAGATGGGCATGGACCGCGTGGGTGCCGACTACATGGGCATGCTCGGCACGGTCATCAACGCCATGGCGCTGCAGGACGTGCTGGAGAAGCGCGGCCTGGATACGCGGGTCATGACGGCCATCCGCATGGAAGAGTTGGCGGAGCCCTACATCCGGCGTCGTGCCTTGCGGCATTTCGAGAAGGGGCGGACCGTCATCTTTGCCGCCGGCACGGGCAACCCGTATTTTTCCACCGATACCGCGGCCGTGCTGCGAGCCATCCAGATGAAGGCGGACGTCATCATCAAGGCCACCAGCGTGGACGGCGTGTATTCGGCGGATCCCAAGAAGGACCCGAACGCCACCCTGTACGAGACCATCAGTTATCGCGACGTGATGCTCGAAGAGCTGCGTGTGATGGACCAGACGGCCATCACGCTCTGCAAGGAGAATCAGTTGCCGTTGGTGGTCCTCAACATTCACCGCCCTGGTGCGATCGTTCGCGCCGTTCGGGGCGAACGCGTAGGGACACTGGTTTCATGA
- a CDS encoding phosphatidate cytidylyltransferase — translation MSELGRRVVVALIGAPLAVGIIWFGDAALATLAAALSAIGAWEFYRIARGAGAKPLSGVGIVLSALIPLAVHGQTLGVLRIPLVLPMLVVLALFALTIWLRGVDGGPVAAVSTTLFGVLYTGGALAFVYGLRYHRFAIGDTAGALLVLLPLVLTWASDTGAYFAGRAIGGRKLMPSVSPGKTVSGAVGGVVLTVAVATAFVPLVLVPRAQLAFSPLGLVLFACVVSVVAQIGDLAESLIKREGGVKDSGSIFPGHGGVLDRLDSLFFVLPVVYALYDVLLLPAPGAS, via the coding sequence GTGAGCGAACTCGGTCGTCGTGTCGTCGTGGCGCTCATCGGCGCGCCGCTTGCCGTTGGAATCATCTGGTTTGGCGACGCCGCACTGGCCACCCTGGCCGCCGCACTCTCAGCCATCGGGGCGTGGGAGTTTTATCGCATTGCGCGCGGGGCCGGTGCCAAACCGCTGAGCGGCGTCGGCATTGTGCTGTCGGCACTCATTCCGCTGGCAGTACATGGTCAGACCCTGGGCGTGCTGCGCATTCCGCTGGTGCTGCCCATGCTGGTGGTACTGGCGCTGTTTGCCCTCACCATCTGGTTGCGGGGTGTGGACGGCGGTCCGGTGGCGGCGGTCTCCACCACGCTGTTCGGCGTGCTCTATACCGGTGGCGCGCTCGCCTTCGTGTATGGTCTCCGCTATCACCGCTTTGCCATTGGCGACACCGCCGGCGCCCTGCTGGTGCTGCTGCCGCTGGTGCTCACCTGGGCCAGCGATACGGGCGCGTACTTTGCCGGTCGCGCCATTGGCGGTCGCAAGCTCATGCCATCCGTAAGCCCCGGGAAGACCGTGTCCGGTGCCGTTGGTGGTGTCGTGCTGACTGTCGCGGTGGCTACGGCGTTTGTGCCGCTGGTGCTCGTGCCGCGCGCTCAACTTGCCTTTTCGCCACTCGGGCTCGTGTTGTTTGCGTGCGTGGTGAGTGTGGTTGCACAGATTGGTGATCTGGCGGAGTCGCTCATCAAGCGTGAGGGCGGCGTGAAGGACAGCGGTTCCATCTTCCCAGGACACGGTGGCGTGCTGGATCGTCTCGACTCGCTGTTCTTCGTGTTGCCGGTGGTGTACGCCCTGTACGACGTGCTGCTGCTGCCTGCGCCGGGGGCATCCTGA
- the dxr gene encoding 1-deoxy-D-xylulose-5-phosphate reductoisomerase yields MVTSAHRMGVALLGATGSIGTSALRVLERQRDRFAAVALTANGNQQALAQLEDIWSPAYLGLVQEDVEAPAHWGRGPTSLVAAATHPDVQVVINAVVGAAGLDATLAALRAGKRVALANKETLVMAGHLVTKAATQFGGALVPVDSEHSAILQCLAGRRPDEVRRLVLTASGGPFRSWSAERIAEATVADALKHPTWQMGSKITIDSATLANKALEVIEAHHLFGVPYDRIDVVVHPQSIIHSFVEFVDGSVLAQMGVPSMELPILYALTWPERVPDSGVPSYDPVAQGALTFEAVRHDAFPMLQLGIEAGRLGGAAPAVYNAANEAAVARFLDGRLRFAGIARCVASALETLADRPGHTLDELQAADQAARLHVQDHPGE; encoded by the coding sequence ATGGTAACGTCCGCGCATCGCATGGGGGTCGCGCTGCTCGGCGCCACCGGCTCGATTGGCACGAGCGCCCTGCGAGTTCTTGAGAGACAGCGTGATCGGTTTGCGGCGGTGGCGCTGACGGCCAACGGCAATCAGCAGGCGCTCGCGCAACTCGAAGACATCTGGTCGCCCGCCTACCTGGGCCTGGTGCAGGAGGACGTGGAGGCGCCGGCACACTGGGGCCGGGGTCCGACCAGTCTCGTTGCGGCCGCCACGCATCCGGATGTGCAGGTCGTCATTAACGCCGTGGTGGGCGCAGCGGGCCTGGACGCCACCCTGGCGGCTTTGCGAGCCGGCAAGCGAGTCGCACTGGCCAACAAGGAAACGCTGGTCATGGCGGGGCACCTCGTGACCAAAGCGGCCACGCAATTCGGCGGCGCGCTGGTGCCCGTGGACAGCGAGCACTCGGCCATTCTGCAATGCCTCGCGGGTCGCAGGCCGGACGAGGTGCGTCGTCTGGTTCTCACGGCATCAGGCGGCCCGTTCCGGAGCTGGAGTGCGGAGCGTATTGCCGAAGCCACCGTGGCGGATGCACTCAAGCACCCGACCTGGCAGATGGGCAGCAAAATCACCATCGATAGCGCGACGCTGGCCAACAAGGCGCTCGAAGTCATTGAGGCCCATCACCTGTTCGGTGTGCCCTATGACCGCATTGACGTGGTGGTGCACCCGCAGTCCATCATTCACTCCTTCGTGGAGTTTGTGGACGGCAGTGTGCTGGCCCAGATGGGTGTGCCGTCCATGGAGCTGCCCATTCTTTACGCCCTCACCTGGCCGGAACGGGTGCCGGATTCCGGCGTACCATCCTACGATCCGGTAGCACAGGGCGCGTTGACGTTCGAAGCCGTGCGGCACGACGCCTTCCCGATGCTGCAGTTGGGTATCGAGGCCGGTCGCCTGGGCGGGGCGGCCCCGGCGGTGTATAACGCCGCCAACGAGGCGGCGGTGGCGCGATTTCTTGACGGCCGGCTGCGTTTCGCGGGTATAGCCCGGTGCGTGGCCAGTGCCCTCGAAACGCTGGCCGACCGACCAGGCCACACGCTCGACGAGTTGCAGGCAGCCGATCAGGCGGCACGCCTCCACGTGCAGGATCATCCAGGGGAGTGA
- a CDS encoding isoprenyl transferase, with translation MHGAVPRHIAIIMDGNGRWARERHMPRPFGHRSGMKAVRETVEACLEAGVEWLSLFAFSQENWQRPETEVSALMALLQEYIAREAAELQSQGVCVHVHGDLTRLSPAAAAAVERVRRETSGGQRLGLNLFISYGGRAELVRAARLLAADIESGALRAADIDEHAIASRLYTAGCPDPDLLIRTSGEQRLSNFLLWQVAYAELYISSVLWPDFDRAALYEAICDFQRRDRRFGRVST, from the coding sequence GTGCACGGGGCGGTGCCGCGGCACATTGCCATCATCATGGACGGCAATGGCCGCTGGGCGCGCGAGCGCCACATGCCACGACCGTTCGGCCACCGCTCTGGCATGAAGGCGGTGCGCGAGACCGTCGAAGCCTGTCTCGAAGCCGGTGTGGAGTGGTTGTCGCTGTTTGCGTTCTCGCAGGAGAACTGGCAAAGACCGGAGACCGAGGTTTCGGCGCTCATGGCGCTGCTGCAGGAGTACATCGCCCGCGAAGCGGCCGAGCTGCAGTCCCAGGGCGTGTGTGTGCACGTACATGGCGACCTGACACGGCTCTCACCGGCTGCGGCCGCTGCCGTCGAACGAGTGCGCCGTGAGACGTCGGGCGGGCAACGCCTCGGGCTCAATCTGTTCATCTCTTATGGCGGTCGCGCCGAGCTCGTGCGCGCTGCGCGGCTCCTGGCCGCCGACATCGAGTCCGGCGCCCTTCGTGCGGCGGACATCGACGAACACGCCATTGCCAGTCGCCTGTACACGGCGGGCTGTCCCGATCCCGACTTGCTCATTCGCACGTCGGGCGAACAGCGTCTCTCCAATTTCCTGCTCTGGCAGGTGGCCTACGCCGAGTTGTACATCTCGAGTGTGCTGTGGCCGGACTTCGACCGCGCGGCGCTTTACGAAGCCATCTGCGACTTCCAGCGTCGTGATCGTCGCTTCGGTCGCGTCAGTACCTGA
- the rpsB gene encoding 30S ribosomal protein S2 translates to MSTPSLEQLLAAGVHFGHQTRRWNPKMRRFIFAERNGIHIIDLQKTLRQIELAQKLVREVVLRGESVLFVCTKRQLASIVRDEAARCGAMFVTERWLGGMLTNYQTVKKQVKKLKELEAGVEDGSLQNYTKKEQLLMSRQREKLSKYLAGIKTMNRLPGLLFIIDSKKERIAVSEANKLGVPIVAIVDTNADPDLITVPIAGNDDAIRSVELITKVVSDTIEEARREAPARPVEEEAETYTFSSDRGAERADRGDRGRGGDNRGGGDNRGGGSNDRRPRRRRAKPEAIAARLKGGEAAAPEAGAGDDAGAADAE, encoded by the coding sequence ATGTCGACTCCGTCACTCGAGCAACTGCTCGCCGCGGGCGTTCACTTCGGGCACCAGACCCGTCGGTGGAACCCCAAGATGCGCCGCTTCATTTTCGCTGAGCGCAATGGCATTCACATCATCGACCTGCAGAAGACGCTCCGCCAGATCGAACTGGCGCAGAAGCTCGTCCGCGAGGTCGTATTGCGCGGCGAGAGCGTACTCTTCGTCTGCACCAAGCGCCAGCTGGCCTCCATCGTGCGCGACGAGGCCGCGCGCTGCGGCGCCATGTTCGTCACGGAGCGTTGGCTCGGCGGCATGCTGACCAACTATCAGACGGTCAAGAAGCAGGTCAAGAAGCTCAAGGAGCTCGAGGCCGGCGTCGAAGACGGCTCGCTGCAGAACTACACGAAGAAGGAACAGCTACTCATGTCGCGTCAGCGCGAGAAGCTGTCCAAGTACCTCGCCGGCATCAAGACGATGAACCGCCTCCCGGGGCTGCTGTTCATCATCGACTCCAAGAAGGAGCGCATTGCCGTCTCCGAGGCCAACAAGCTCGGCGTGCCCATCGTGGCCATCGTCGACACGAACGCCGATCCGGATCTCATCACGGTGCCCATTGCGGGTAACGACGACGCCATCCGTTCGGTCGAGCTGATCACCAAGGTGGTCTCCGACACGATCGAAGAGGCGCGCCGCGAGGCGCCCGCGCGTCCGGTCGAGGAAGAGGCCGAGACGTACACCTTCTCGTCGGATCGTGGCGCGGAGCGTGCCGATCGCGGCGATCGTGGTCGTGGTGGTGACAACCGTGGTGGCGGCGACAACCGTGGCGGCGGCAGCAACGATCGCCGTCCGCGTCGCCGTCGGGCCAAGCCCGAGGCCATTGCGGCCCGTCTGAAGGGTGGGGAAGCCGCGGCGCCCGAAGCGGGCGCTGGCGACGACGCGGGTGCAGCCGACGCCGAGTAA
- the rpsO gene encoding 30S ribosomal protein S15 → MAFDKATTIDKFRTHEGDTGSTRVQIALLTERINYLTGHFRTHAKDHHGRRGLLKLVGKRRRLLDYLKRTDVQQYRTLVQDLGLRY, encoded by the coding sequence ATGGCGTTCGACAAGGCTACCACGATCGATAAGTTCCGGACCCACGAAGGGGATACCGGTTCCACCCGCGTTCAGATCGCGCTCCTCACTGAGCGGATCAACTATCTCACGGGTCACTTCCGCACGCACGCGAAGGATCACCACGGCCGCCGTGGCCTTCTCAAGTTGGTGGGCAAGCGCCGCCGGCTGCTTGACTACCTGAAGCGTACGGACGTGCAGCAGTATCGCACGCTCGTGCAGGACCTTGGACTCCGGTACTAA
- the rplM gene encoding 50S ribosomal protein L13 has product MKTYSATPKDIDRRWYIVDAEGMVLGRLASEVAKIIRGKHKPMYTPHMDTGDFVIVINASKVQVTGRKAEQKTYFSHTGYMGHEKHTPFATMLAKHPERIIEKAVYGMLPKTTLGRQVLRRKLRVFAGAEHPHVAQNPAKLTFSSAEASK; this is encoded by the coding sequence ATGAAGACCTACAGCGCGACCCCGAAGGATATCGACCGTCGGTGGTATATCGTCGACGCGGAAGGAATGGTCCTGGGCCGGCTCGCGTCGGAAGTCGCGAAGATCATCCGCGGCAAGCACAAGCCCATGTACACCCCGCACATGGACACGGGTGACTTCGTCATCGTGATCAACGCCTCCAAGGTGCAGGTCACCGGACGCAAGGCGGAGCAGAAGACCTACTTCAGCCACACCGGCTACATGGGTCACGAGAAGCACACGCCGTTTGCGACGATGCTCGCCAAGCACCCCGAGCGCATCATCGAGAAGGCCGTGTACGGCATGCTGCCGAAGACCACCCTCGGCCGTCAGGTGCTGCGCCGCAAGCTGCGCGTGTTTGCCGGCGCCGAGCATCCGCACGTGGCCCAGAACCCGGCCAAGCTCACCTTCTCCTCTGCCGAGGCCAGCAAGTAA
- the tsf gene encoding translation elongation factor Ts, translating into MTTAISAKAVSELRQRTGAGMMDCKKALEETNGDMDAAVEYLRKKGIAKAEKRADRSTSEGIVGGEVFNNGQSAGLVEVACETDFVARNDAFGEIVAALVAQRLRSSAADIDTFLAEPMNGNAAESVAEYVKAAAAKTGEAVNVKRTVRFDADANGQVGMYRHHNGKLATLVQVTASSPEVAQHEATKELVKFLAEHVAAAAPIAVDRSGVPAEKLESEQRVAEAQAREAGKPEAMIEKISTGKVEAYLKDVTLMPQPWVRDAGQTITQLVAEHAKRAGGTITVDRFARLQLGAE; encoded by the coding sequence ATGACTACCGCGATTTCGGCCAAGGCCGTCTCGGAACTCCGCCAGCGCACCGGCGCCGGCATGATGGACTGCAAGAAGGCGCTCGAGGAGACCAACGGCGACATGGACGCGGCCGTCGAGTATCTCCGCAAGAAGGGCATCGCCAAGGCGGAGAAGCGCGCCGATCGCTCCACCAGCGAAGGCATCGTCGGTGGAGAAGTCTTCAACAACGGCCAGTCGGCGGGCCTCGTCGAAGTCGCGTGTGAGACCGACTTCGTGGCACGCAACGACGCCTTCGGCGAAATCGTGGCCGCCCTTGTGGCGCAGCGCCTGCGCTCCAGCGCCGCGGATATCGACACGTTCCTCGCCGAGCCGATGAACGGCAACGCGGCGGAGTCGGTGGCCGAGTACGTGAAGGCAGCGGCCGCCAAGACTGGTGAGGCCGTCAACGTGAAGCGCACCGTGCGCTTCGACGCTGACGCAAACGGTCAGGTGGGCATGTACCGCCACCACAACGGCAAGCTGGCCACGCTGGTGCAGGTCACGGCGTCGTCGCCCGAAGTGGCGCAGCACGAAGCCACCAAGGAGCTCGTGAAGTTCCTGGCCGAGCACGTGGCGGCTGCGGCGCCCATCGCCGTCGACCGCAGCGGCGTGCCCGCCGAGAAGCTCGAGAGCGAGCAGCGTGTGGCCGAGGCGCAGGCCCGTGAGGCCGGCAAGCCCGAAGCCATGATCGAGAAGATCTCCACCGGCAAGGTGGAAGCGTACCTCAAGGACGTGACCCTCATGCCCCAGCCCTGGGTGCGTGACGCGGGCCAGACCATCACGCAGCTGGTGGCCGAGCACGCCAAGCGCGCCGGCGGCACGATCACCGTGGACCGTTTCGCGCGTCTGCAGCTCGGCGCTGAGTAA